A window from Actinomycetospora corticicola encodes these proteins:
- a CDS encoding NUDIX hydrolase has protein sequence MNVFGPGGWVLVVVIAVVVVLLVVTALVAVGRARRLDRLHVRVDAARLGLVAALDRRAAVVRAVAATAPPSALSPTDRRALRAAARAAEAAGEERGREAAENDLVARRGPLETATLPPDLSAELADADARVVVARRIHNDAVRDTRALRGRRMVRALRLAGTAPYPEYFDIAEPAADPGPAAGASADGNDPAVARDAARVVVLDPDERVLLFEGVDPARPTETFWFTPGGGVEPDEDAAAAAVRELREETGLTGGLTGPVWVRDVVFSHDGVAYAARELFFLLRVDPVPEIDVSGFTELERRTVRRHRWWTRTELAATVDVVYPRQLAELLGDPGSVAPADPPVPIQ, from the coding sequence GTGAACGTGTTCGGGCCGGGCGGGTGGGTCCTCGTCGTCGTCATCGCGGTCGTGGTGGTGCTGCTGGTGGTGACGGCGCTGGTCGCCGTCGGGCGCGCCCGACGGCTCGATCGGCTGCACGTGCGGGTCGATGCAGCGCGTCTCGGGCTGGTCGCCGCGCTCGACCGACGGGCGGCCGTGGTCCGCGCGGTGGCCGCGACGGCCCCGCCGTCGGCGCTCTCGCCCACCGACCGACGCGCCCTGCGCGCCGCCGCCCGCGCGGCCGAGGCGGCGGGGGAGGAGCGGGGGCGCGAGGCGGCGGAGAACGACCTCGTGGCGCGTCGCGGTCCGCTGGAGACCGCGACGCTGCCGCCGGACCTCTCCGCGGAGCTCGCCGACGCCGACGCGCGGGTGGTGGTGGCCCGCCGCATCCACAACGACGCGGTGCGGGACACGCGGGCGCTGCGCGGGCGGCGGATGGTGCGCGCCCTGCGCCTGGCCGGGACCGCCCCCTACCCGGAGTACTTCGACATCGCGGAGCCGGCGGCCGACCCGGGTCCGGCCGCGGGTGCGTCCGCGGACGGGAACGACCCCGCGGTGGCGCGCGACGCCGCCCGCGTGGTGGTGCTCGACCCCGACGAGCGGGTGCTGCTCTTCGAGGGTGTCGACCCGGCGCGGCCGACGGAGACGTTCTGGTTCACGCCGGGCGGTGGTGTCGAGCCGGACGAGGACGCCGCCGCGGCGGCCGTGCGGGAGCTGCGCGAGGAGACGGGCCTGACGGGCGGGCTGACGGGCCCGGTGTGGGTCCGCGACGTGGTGTTCAGCCACGACGGGGTCGCCTACGCCGCGCGGGAGCTGTTCTTCCTCCTGCGGGTGGACCCGGTCCCGGAGATCGACGTCTCGGGCTTCACCGAGCTCGAGCGGCGCACGGTGCGCCGCCACCGCTGGTGGACCCGCACCGAGCTCGCGGCCACCGTCGACGTCGTCTACCCGCGCCAGCTCGCGGAGCTCCTCGGCGACCCGGGATCCGTCGCCCCGGCCGATCCGCCGGTCCCCATCCAGTAG
- a CDS encoding YebC/PmpR family DNA-binding transcriptional regulator yields MSGHSKWATTKHKKAAIDAKRGKMFAKLIKNIEVAARTGGGDPGANPTLYDAIQKAKKTSVPNDNIDRAVKRGSGAEAGGADYQAITYEGYAPGGVAVLIECLTDNKNRAAGEVRIAMSRNGGAMADPGSVAYLFNRKGVIIVAKEQGGTELAEDDLLLAVLEAGAEEVNDLGDNFEILSEATDLVAVRKALQDAGIDYESAEASFVPSMNVEVDADGARKVLRIIDALEDSDDVQNVYSNFDASDEVMAEVG; encoded by the coding sequence ATGAGCGGCCACTCCAAGTGGGCGACGACGAAGCACAAGAAAGCCGCCATCGACGCCAAGCGCGGCAAGATGTTCGCCAAGCTGATCAAGAACATCGAGGTCGCGGCGCGGACCGGCGGCGGCGACCCGGGCGCGAACCCGACGCTGTACGACGCCATCCAGAAGGCGAAGAAGACGTCGGTCCCGAACGACAACATCGACCGTGCGGTCAAGCGCGGGTCGGGCGCCGAGGCCGGGGGCGCCGACTACCAGGCGATCACCTACGAGGGCTACGCCCCGGGCGGCGTCGCGGTGCTCATCGAGTGCCTGACCGACAACAAGAACCGGGCGGCGGGTGAGGTCCGGATCGCGATGAGCCGCAACGGCGGTGCGATGGCCGACCCGGGTTCGGTCGCCTACCTGTTCAACCGCAAGGGCGTCATCATCGTCGCCAAGGAGCAGGGCGGGACCGAGCTGGCCGAGGACGACCTCCTGCTCGCGGTCCTCGAGGCCGGCGCCGAGGAGGTCAACGACCTCGGCGACAACTTCGAGATCCTCAGCGAGGCGACCGACCTCGTGGCGGTCCGGAAGGCGCTCCAGGACGCCGGGATCGACTACGAGTCGGCGGAGGCCTCCTTCGTCCCGTCGATGAACGTCGAGGTCGACGCCGACGGTGCCCGCAAGGTGCTGCGCATCATCGACGCGCTCGAGGACTCCGACGACGTCCAGAACGTCTACTCCAACTTCGACGCGTCCGACGAGGTCATGGCCGAGGTGGGATGA
- a CDS encoding glycosyltransferase family 4 protein has product MRVGIVCPYSLDVAGGVQAHVLDLARALGRLGHHVDVLAPASESTPVPEFVTRAGRAVAIPYNGSVARLTFGPVSMHRVRRWLAAGDFDVLHLHEPTAPSLSMLALAVAEGPVVATFHTSTPRSRTMLAFQPVLRPLLERVTARIAVSPLARQVYVEHLGGDAVEIPNGVDVAAIAAAAAAPVPRPEGTTTVGFVGRFDEPRKGMGLLLEALAPLDARLLVVGRGDVADLRRRLPAALTDRVDVLGAVDDRTKARALGAMDVLATPNTGGESFGIVVAEGLAAGTPVAASDIEAFRRVLTDPDTGAPAGLLLPPDDPAAWTAALADLLADPTRRRDLAVAGRARVRAFDWTAVAAAVLRVYEVAVAADPRRVAAPAVVPAPALRGGRVTPRR; this is encoded by the coding sequence ATGCGCGTCGGCATCGTGTGTCCCTACTCGCTGGACGTGGCGGGCGGCGTCCAGGCGCACGTGCTGGACCTGGCCCGGGCGCTGGGCCGACTGGGGCACCACGTCGACGTGCTCGCGCCGGCGAGCGAGTCGACCCCGGTCCCGGAGTTCGTCACGCGGGCCGGGCGGGCGGTGGCGATCCCCTACAACGGGTCGGTCGCGCGGCTGACGTTCGGCCCGGTGTCGATGCACCGGGTCCGGCGCTGGCTCGCCGCGGGCGACTTCGACGTGCTGCACCTGCACGAACCCACCGCGCCCAGCCTGTCCATGTTGGCGCTCGCGGTGGCCGAGGGACCCGTCGTCGCGACCTTCCACACCTCCACCCCGCGCTCGCGCACCATGCTCGCCTTCCAGCCCGTGCTCCGGCCGCTGCTGGAGCGGGTGACCGCGCGGATCGCGGTGTCGCCGCTGGCCCGGCAGGTCTACGTGGAGCACCTCGGCGGGGACGCCGTGGAGATCCCGAACGGCGTGGACGTGGCGGCGATCGCGGCGGCGGCCGCCGCTCCGGTGCCCCGACCCGAGGGCACCACCACCGTCGGCTTCGTCGGCCGGTTCGACGAACCGCGCAAGGGCATGGGCCTCCTGCTCGAGGCCCTGGCCCCGCTCGACGCCCGGCTGCTCGTGGTGGGTCGGGGGGACGTCGCCGACCTCCGGCGCCGGTTGCCCGCGGCCCTGACCGACCGGGTCGACGTCCTCGGCGCGGTCGACGACCGGACGAAGGCCCGGGCCCTCGGCGCGATGGACGTGCTCGCGACTCCCAACACCGGCGGGGAGAGCTTCGGCATCGTCGTGGCCGAGGGACTCGCCGCGGGCACGCCGGTTGCGGCCAGCGACATCGAGGCGTTCCGACGGGTGCTCACCGACCCCGACACCGGCGCGCCCGCGGGGCTGCTCCTCCCGCCCGACGACCCCGCGGCGTGGACCGCCGCCCTCGCCGACCTCCTGGCCGACCCGACCCGGCGTCGGGACCTCGCCGTGGCCGGGCGGGCGCGCGTGCGGGCCTTCGACTGGACCGCGGTCGCGGCCGCGGTGCTGCGCGTCTACGAGGTGGCGGTCGCCGCCGACCCACGTCGCGTGGCGGCGCCGGCCGTCGTCCCGGCGCCCGCCCTGCGCGGCGGCCGCGTGACCCCGCGCCGGTAA
- a CDS encoding GNAT family N-acetyltransferase, with the protein MTGAASHTLPDIVVRPAEDADAERIADVFGGYVLASIATFVEDPPSAATWRERIAAAREQKLPFVVADLPAGRPGAPAAGLPVAGFAACAQFRPHAAYRYTVEDSVYIAPEATGQGLGGRLLTTLVDGLAHTDVRQVVAVIATLPDARHDTASIVLHRRLGFEVVGRMPAVGYKQGQWVDTLIMQKDLRPGR; encoded by the coding sequence ATGACCGGAGCCGCCTCGCACACCCTGCCGGACATCGTCGTGCGCCCGGCCGAGGACGCCGACGCCGAGCGCATCGCGGACGTCTTCGGCGGCTACGTGCTCGCCTCCATCGCGACGTTCGTCGAGGACCCGCCGTCGGCGGCCACCTGGCGCGAGCGGATCGCCGCCGCCCGGGAGCAGAAGCTGCCGTTCGTGGTCGCGGACCTGCCCGCCGGACGCCCGGGGGCCCCGGCGGCGGGCCTGCCCGTCGCCGGGTTCGCCGCGTGCGCGCAGTTCCGGCCGCACGCGGCCTACCGCTACACGGTCGAGGACTCGGTCTACATCGCCCCGGAGGCCACCGGGCAGGGGCTGGGCGGGCGCCTGCTGACGACGCTCGTCGACGGCCTCGCCCACACCGACGTCCGCCAGGTGGTGGCCGTGATCGCCACCCTGCCCGACGCACGCCACGACACCGCGTCGATCGTCCTGCACCGACGGCTCGGTTTCGAGGTCGTCGGACGTATGCCGGCCGTCGGGTACAAGCAGGGGCAATGGGTGGACACGCTGATCATGCAGAAAGACCTCCGGCCCGGCCGCTGA
- a CDS encoding Lrp/AsnC family transcriptional regulator yields MASVDDVDRQLLRLLGADPRASARSLSRAIGMSPGAVGERLERLQERGVIRGWTLDVDPAALGYGLEVLVAIELRQGKPVETTIDLLSGISEVRSIQLVTGRWDLVLTLLVRDQNHLREVLLADVWSVADFQHSETMIILDTRRRTGSVEE; encoded by the coding sequence ATGGCCTCGGTGGACGACGTCGACCGACAACTGCTGCGCCTGCTGGGCGCCGATCCGCGCGCCTCGGCCCGCAGCCTGTCCCGCGCGATCGGCATGTCCCCGGGCGCGGTGGGCGAGCGCCTCGAACGCCTGCAGGAACGCGGCGTGATCCGGGGCTGGACCCTGGACGTCGACCCCGCCGCCCTCGGCTACGGCCTCGAGGTGCTGGTGGCGATCGAACTGCGGCAGGGCAAGCCGGTGGAGACCACGATCGACCTGCTCTCCGGCATCTCCGAGGTCCGGTCGATCCAGCTGGTGACCGGCCGCTGGGACCTCGTGCTCACCCTGCTGGTGCGCGACCAGAACCACCTGCGCGAGGTGCTGCTCGCCGACGTCTGGTCGGTGGCCGACTTCCAGCACAGCGAGACCATGATCATCCTCGACACCCGCCGACGCACCGGGTCGGTCGAGGAGTAG
- the pdxS gene encoding pyridoxal 5'-phosphate synthase lyase subunit PdxS has protein sequence MTRPTQTTPQTGSDGVKRGLADMLKGGVIMDVVDAEQAKIAEDAGAVAVMALERVPADIRADGGVARMSDPEMITGIVESVSIPVMAKARIGHFVEARVLQSLGVDYVDESEVLTPADEAHHIDKWAFTVPFVCGATNLGEALRRIGEGAAMIRSKGEAGTGNVVEATRHMRAIRDDIRRLSRMDAQELYTAAKELQAPLPLVQEIAESGRLPVVLFTAGGIATPADAAMMMQLGAEGVFVGSGIFKSGDPARRAEAIVKATTFHDDPDVIAKVSAGLGEAMVGRNVSDLPASERLASRGW, from the coding sequence GTGACCCGCCCGACCCAGACCACGCCCCAGACCGGCTCCGACGGGGTGAAGCGCGGCCTGGCCGACATGCTCAAGGGCGGCGTCATCATGGACGTCGTCGACGCCGAGCAGGCGAAGATCGCCGAGGACGCCGGCGCGGTCGCCGTGATGGCCCTGGAGCGCGTGCCGGCCGACATCCGCGCCGACGGCGGCGTGGCCCGCATGTCCGACCCGGAGATGATCACCGGGATCGTCGAGTCCGTCTCCATCCCGGTGATGGCGAAGGCGCGCATCGGTCACTTCGTCGAAGCCCGCGTCCTGCAGTCGCTCGGCGTGGACTACGTCGACGAGTCCGAGGTGCTCACCCCGGCCGACGAGGCGCACCACATCGACAAGTGGGCCTTCACCGTCCCCTTCGTCTGCGGCGCGACGAACCTGGGCGAGGCGCTGCGGCGCATCGGCGAGGGTGCGGCGATGATCCGCTCGAAGGGCGAGGCCGGCACGGGCAACGTCGTCGAGGCCACGCGGCACATGCGCGCGATCCGCGACGACATCCGCCGTCTCTCCCGCATGGACGCCCAGGAGCTGTACACCGCGGCGAAGGAGCTGCAGGCCCCGCTGCCGCTGGTGCAGGAGATCGCCGAGTCGGGTCGGCTGCCCGTCGTGCTGTTCACCGCGGGCGGCATCGCCACCCCGGCCGACGCGGCGATGATGATGCAGCTCGGCGCCGAGGGCGTCTTCGTCGGTTCCGGCATCTTCAAGTCGGGCGACCCGGCCCGGCGGGCCGAGGCCATCGTCAAGGCCACGACCTTCCACGACGACCCGGACGTGATCGCCAAGGTCTCGGCCGGTCTCGGCGAGGCCATGGTCGGGCGCAACGTCTCCGACCTGCCCGCCTCCGAGCGGCTCGCCTCCCGCGGCTGGTAG
- a CDS encoding hotdog fold thioesterase: protein MSTDTTPVVRERTYSWDDPRALAKQVEGRTGLEFLQALVSGELPPPPIMATIGAGVESVEAGRVVFTLTPAEFHYNPIGSVHGGVYATLLDSACGCAVQSTLPAGVGYTSLDLSVRFLRPMSTGTGPVRCEGVVVSAGRRVALARASITDTTGRLLGEATSSCLILA from the coding sequence GTGAGCACCGACACCACGCCCGTCGTCCGCGAACGCACCTACTCGTGGGACGACCCCCGGGCGCTCGCCAAGCAGGTCGAGGGTCGGACCGGGTTGGAGTTCCTGCAGGCCCTCGTGTCCGGCGAACTGCCTCCCCCGCCGATCATGGCCACCATCGGAGCGGGGGTGGAGTCGGTGGAAGCGGGCCGCGTCGTGTTCACGCTGACCCCGGCCGAGTTCCACTACAACCCGATCGGCTCCGTGCACGGTGGCGTCTACGCGACGTTGCTCGACTCCGCCTGCGGGTGTGCGGTCCAGTCGACGCTGCCCGCCGGGGTCGGCTACACGAGCCTCGACCTCAGCGTGCGGTTCCTGCGGCCCATGTCCACCGGTACCGGGCCGGTGCGCTGCGAGGGGGTCGTGGTGTCGGCCGGCCGCCGGGTCGCGCTCGCCCGGGCCTCGATCACCGACACCACGGGACGGCTCCTCGGCGAAGCCACCTCGAGCTGTCTCATCCTCGCCTGA
- a CDS encoding GNAT family N-acetyltransferase: MTSLPDVGSVPVLVERLRPEHAGEALTVQYAAFLSEGRLYGTFEIPPLVETVDELAADVVRPDTRAWGAWIGPRLAGSVRLHGVDGPGPVGFARCSVAPDLQGRGIGTALIVAAHASLDQGVESVLVTGDRSAGNLALYARHGYVETGREFDAAGVAVVRMRRLAP; the protein is encoded by the coding sequence ATGACCTCCCTTCCCGACGTCGGGTCGGTGCCGGTCCTCGTGGAGCGGCTGCGGCCCGAGCACGCCGGTGAGGCCCTGACGGTGCAGTACGCGGCGTTCCTGTCCGAGGGGCGCCTGTACGGCACGTTCGAGATCCCGCCACTGGTCGAGACGGTCGACGAACTCGCGGCCGACGTGGTGCGCCCGGACACCCGGGCGTGGGGCGCGTGGATCGGGCCACGTCTGGCCGGCAGCGTCCGGTTGCACGGCGTGGACGGCCCGGGGCCGGTCGGGTTCGCGCGGTGCTCGGTGGCGCCCGACCTGCAGGGCCGGGGGATCGGCACCGCGCTGATCGTCGCCGCCCACGCGAGTCTCGACCAGGGGGTCGAGTCGGTGCTCGTCACCGGCGACCGCAGCGCCGGGAACCTCGCGCTCTACGCGCGGCACGGGTACGTCGAGACCGGGCGGGAGTTCGACGCCGCCGGCGTGGCGGTCGTGCGGATGCGTCGCCTCGCCCCGTGA
- the pdxT gene encoding pyridoxal 5'-phosphate synthase glutaminase subunit PdxT, which translates to MTVTTGGGVAPPVGVLALQGNVAEHLDALRACGADPRTVRRPAELDEVAGLVLPGGESTTLSKLLVAFDLLEPLRARLAAGMPAFGSCAGMILLAREAIDARPDQHQLGALDIVVRRNAFGRQVQSFESDLAVTGIRGGPVRAVFIRAPWVESTGRGVEVLARVPGSVAGPASGKVVAVRQGPVMATAFHPEQTGDARLHDLFLHRVREYTA; encoded by the coding sequence ATGACGGTGACGACCGGAGGCGGCGTCGCGCCACCCGTCGGGGTCCTCGCGCTGCAGGGCAACGTCGCCGAGCACCTCGACGCACTGCGCGCCTGCGGTGCCGACCCGCGGACGGTGCGCCGTCCGGCCGAGCTGGACGAGGTCGCGGGCCTCGTGCTCCCGGGCGGCGAGTCCACGACGCTGTCCAAGCTCCTCGTGGCGTTCGACCTGCTCGAGCCGCTGCGTGCCCGGCTCGCCGCCGGCATGCCCGCGTTCGGCTCGTGCGCCGGGATGATCCTGCTGGCGCGTGAGGCGATCGACGCGCGGCCCGACCAGCACCAGCTCGGGGCGCTCGACATCGTGGTGCGACGCAACGCCTTCGGGCGGCAGGTGCAGTCCTTCGAGTCCGACCTGGCCGTCACCGGAATCCGCGGGGGACCGGTCCGTGCGGTCTTCATCCGGGCGCCGTGGGTGGAGTCGACCGGCCGGGGCGTCGAGGTCCTGGCACGCGTCCCGGGCAGCGTGGCCGGCCCGGCGTCGGGAAAGGTCGTCGCGGTCCGCCAGGGACCGGTCATGGCGACGGCGTTCCACCCGGAGCAGACCGGCGACGCGCGGCTGCACGACCTCTTCCTGCACCGCGTGCGCGAGTACACGGCCTGA
- a CDS encoding recombinase family protein: MEPAHRDLLASEPEATSGTVVGYGRGSTAMPSDAGDPEDQRAALLAAGCTSLFIDSSSGKGGAARPEFDACLAALGPGDVLVVVRLDRLTRSLPQLVGLVGELRVRGVGFRSLHEGLDTTTPGGRLVFHVFAALAEFLRELLVEGTRDGLAAARARGQRLGRPPALSPDQVSQARSMLARPENSVASIARLLGVSRSTLYKHVPELGGRQVIPPAPEAESG; this comes from the coding sequence GTGGAACCTGCTCATCGCGACCTTCTCGCGTCCGAGCCGGAGGCGACCTCCGGCACGGTCGTCGGGTACGGACGTGGGTCGACCGCCATGCCCAGCGACGCGGGTGATCCCGAGGACCAGCGCGCCGCACTGCTCGCCGCCGGCTGTACGAGCCTGTTCATCGACTCCTCCTCCGGCAAGGGCGGCGCCGCCCGCCCCGAGTTCGACGCGTGTCTCGCCGCTCTCGGCCCCGGTGACGTCCTCGTCGTGGTGCGGCTCGACCGGCTGACCCGCTCGTTGCCCCAGCTGGTCGGCCTCGTCGGCGAGCTCCGGGTCCGGGGGGTCGGCTTCCGGTCGCTGCACGAGGGGCTCGACACCACCACCCCCGGCGGCCGACTGGTCTTCCACGTGTTCGCCGCCCTCGCCGAGTTCCTCCGGGAACTGTTGGTGGAGGGCACCCGGGACGGCCTGGCCGCGGCCCGGGCGCGGGGCCAGCGGCTGGGTCGCCCCCCCGCCCTGTCGCCCGACCAGGTCTCGCAGGCGCGCTCGATGCTGGCGCGCCCGGAGAACTCCGTGGCGTCGATCGCCCGGCTCCTCGGGGTCAGCCGCTCCACGCTCTACAAGCACGTCCCGGAACTGGGCGGACGCCAGGTGATCCCGCCGGCGCCGGAGGCCGAGAGCGGCTGA
- a CDS encoding winged helix-turn-helix transcriptional regulator, with product MDWRELDSATCSIARTMTVLGEPWTVLVLRDVLNGVRRFDELVDHLGIARNVLTRRLGTLVEAGLVETREYREPGRRARREYRPTPTGRDLRPVLLALMAFGDRHSAGEAGPPAIAVHECGAPVAVQEVCSDGHVLTPTDRIRMEPGPGARRRSA from the coding sequence ATGGACTGGCGTGAGCTCGACTCCGCGACCTGCTCGATCGCGCGGACCATGACCGTTCTCGGTGAGCCGTGGACGGTGCTCGTCCTGCGCGACGTGCTGAACGGCGTCCGCCGTTTCGACGAGCTCGTCGACCACCTCGGGATCGCCCGCAACGTGCTCACCCGCCGGCTGGGCACCCTCGTCGAGGCGGGCCTCGTCGAGACCCGGGAGTACCGCGAGCCCGGCCGGCGCGCGCGCCGCGAGTACCGACCGACCCCGACGGGACGTGACCTCCGGCCGGTCCTGCTGGCCTTGATGGCGTTCGGCGACCGACACTCGGCGGGGGAGGCCGGCCCGCCCGCGATCGCGGTGCACGAGTGCGGCGCACCGGTCGCAGTGCAGGAGGTCTGTTCGGACGGGCACGTCCTGACCCCGACCGACCGGATTCGGATGGAGCCCGGCCCGGGGGCGCGGCGCCGGTCGGCCTGA
- a CDS encoding DUF4190 domain-containing protein produces MPEPEAADEPERRTAMGMPALVLGLLAAGTAWSGWAGVVLGLFAVAAGYLGARRAWRGLATDGAYSLGGLVLGAVGLVWGAVVVSQTLFGSGAFGDGLTLDQCLDQATSSFEMHMCKSQHITEFNQRFPNAAE; encoded by the coding sequence GTGCCGGAGCCCGAGGCGGCGGACGAGCCCGAGCGGCGCACCGCGATGGGCATGCCCGCCCTGGTGCTCGGGCTCCTGGCGGCCGGTACGGCCTGGAGCGGGTGGGCCGGTGTGGTCCTCGGGCTGTTCGCCGTGGCGGCGGGCTACCTCGGAGCCCGACGGGCGTGGCGGGGTCTCGCCACGGACGGTGCCTACTCGTTGGGCGGGCTGGTGCTCGGTGCCGTCGGTCTCGTGTGGGGCGCGGTCGTGGTGTCGCAGACCCTCTTCGGCAGTGGCGCCTTCGGCGACGGGCTGACGCTCGACCAGTGCCTCGACCAGGCGACGTCCTCGTTCGAGATGCACATGTGCAAGTCGCAGCACATCACCGAGTTCAACCAGCGGTTCCCGAACGCCGCGGAGTAG